Proteins encoded in a region of the Zea mays cultivar B73 chromosome 2, Zm-B73-REFERENCE-NAM-5.0, whole genome shotgun sequence genome:
- the LOC100283722 gene encoding Small RNA-binding protein 11, chloroplastic produces MAMAALRETSRCLASRGRSAAWRPVLLAQSRGITYKLFVGGLSQFATEASLAEAFSRYGQVIEATVVRDKVTDVPKGFGFVKFASPEEANNAREEMNGKALNGRVIYVDIAKARQDRAADALPIARGPPKPISND; encoded by the exons ATGGCCATGGCGGCGCTGCGGGAAACCTCCCGCTGTTTGGCGTCCAGGGGGAGATCTGCGGCCTGGCGACCCGTGCTCCTCGCGCAGTCCCGCGGCATCACTTACAAGCTCTTCGTCGGAG GTTTATCACAGTTTGCGACGGAAGCAAGCCTAGCAGAAGCATTCTCACGTTACGGACAAGTAATAGAAG CTACCGTCGTCAGGGATAAGGTGACCGACGTACCGAAAGGATTCGGCTTCGTGAAGTTTGCTTCCCCGGAGGAAGCCAATAACGCGAGGGAAGAGATGAACGGCAAG GCATTGAACGGTCGGGTCATATACGTGGACATTGCAAAGGCCAGACAGGACCGTGCTGCAGATGCCCTCCCAATAGCGAGAGGCCCTCCTAAGCCTATCAGCAACGACTGA